Proteins encoded in a region of the Streptomyces sp. NBC_01298 genome:
- a CDS encoding MMPL family transporter yields MSEVKKPPPPGEGGRWTGLVTTRPRLSLLLALVVTALAVFAGGGVADRLGSGGWEDPDARSTYATKALEREFPGSQPNLLLLVDIGAAGAAAGTAGVDDPAVAAEAERLTARLAAEQGVTGVGSYWRTGLPTLRSEDGRQALIAARVLGDEKTANAVLDRIVPSYRGEHGPVTVSLGGPAAVQREVTTTIQEDLLRAELIALPVTLVLLILVFGSAIAALLPLGVGIIAIIGTNAVLRGLTEFTDVSVFAQNLTTALGLGLAVDYALFIVRRFREELAAGRDPVAAVGVTLRTAGRTVLFSALTVAVALSAMLFFPMYFLRSFAYAGVAVVLLAAAAALIVLPAALVLLGERVNSFDLRRLWRRSGPAGTDPGRAGGGRGWARLTDLVMRRAPVFAVVTTAGLLLLGTPFLGVKFGTVDDRQLPATAASHVVQQHIREGFPGSPGGALTVLTEGASGAADLDAYKRRVEALPGVVGVEGPVSSAAGAGYAYFSVLTEGEEVGEEAQDLVGLVRAVEAPFDTAVTGQAAVLVDARDAIAGKLPLALAVVVLATLLLVFLLTGSLLIPVQAVLLNALSLTAMFGAVVWVFQEGHLSGLLSFTSTGDIETTLPVLMFCIAFGLSMDYGVFLISRIKEEYDRTGDHEGAVRAGLTRTGGLITAAAVILAVVMVAIGSSRVTNTKMLGLGIALAVLMDAMVVRSLLVPAVMKLTGKATWWAPAPLRRLHERIGLSEGEPSPAPASERPESEPVPAGSR; encoded by the coding sequence ATGTCCGAAGTCAAAAAACCGCCGCCGCCTGGGGAGGGCGGCCGGTGGACCGGGCTCGTCACCACACGGCCGAGGCTCTCGCTGCTGCTCGCCCTCGTGGTCACGGCCCTGGCCGTCTTCGCCGGCGGAGGCGTCGCCGACCGACTGGGAAGCGGGGGCTGGGAGGACCCCGACGCCCGCTCCACCTACGCCACCAAGGCGCTGGAGCGCGAGTTCCCGGGCTCCCAGCCCAACCTGCTGCTACTCGTTGACATAGGGGCCGCCGGGGCCGCCGCCGGGACGGCCGGGGTGGACGACCCGGCCGTCGCCGCCGAGGCCGAGCGGCTGACGGCGCGGCTCGCCGCCGAGCAGGGCGTGACCGGCGTCGGCTCGTACTGGCGGACCGGCCTGCCCACCCTGCGCTCCGAGGACGGCCGGCAGGCCCTGATCGCCGCCCGGGTCCTGGGCGACGAGAAGACGGCCAATGCCGTCCTGGACCGGATCGTCCCGAGCTACCGCGGCGAGCACGGACCGGTGACGGTGTCCCTCGGCGGCCCGGCCGCCGTCCAGCGCGAGGTGACCACCACCATCCAGGAGGACCTGCTGCGCGCCGAGCTGATCGCCCTGCCCGTGACGCTCGTCCTGCTCATCCTCGTCTTCGGCAGTGCCATCGCGGCCCTGCTGCCCCTCGGCGTGGGCATCATCGCCATCATCGGAACCAATGCGGTGCTGCGCGGGCTCACCGAGTTCACCGACGTATCCGTCTTCGCGCAGAACCTGACCACCGCCCTGGGGCTCGGCCTCGCCGTCGACTACGCCCTGTTCATCGTGCGGAGGTTCCGCGAAGAGCTGGCCGCCGGGCGCGACCCCGTGGCGGCCGTCGGAGTCACCCTGCGCACCGCCGGGCGGACGGTCCTGTTCTCGGCACTGACCGTGGCCGTCGCCCTCTCGGCCATGCTCTTCTTCCCGATGTACTTCCTGCGCTCCTTCGCCTACGCCGGAGTCGCGGTGGTCCTGCTCGCCGCGGCGGCCGCCCTCATCGTGCTGCCCGCGGCGCTCGTACTGCTGGGGGAGCGGGTCAACTCCTTCGACCTGCGCCGGCTGTGGCGCAGGTCCGGACCGGCCGGGACCGACCCGGGCCGGGCCGGGGGCGGGCGGGGCTGGGCGCGGCTCACCGATCTGGTGATGCGCCGCGCACCGGTGTTCGCCGTGGTCACCACGGCCGGACTGCTGCTGCTCGGAACGCCCTTCCTCGGAGTGAAGTTCGGCACCGTGGACGACCGGCAGCTGCCGGCGACCGCCGCATCGCACGTGGTGCAGCAGCACATCCGCGAAGGCTTCCCGGGCAGCCCCGGCGGAGCACTGACCGTACTGACCGAGGGGGCCTCCGGCGCCGCCGATCTCGACGCCTACAAGCGGCGGGTGGAAGCCCTGCCCGGAGTGGTGGGGGTGGAAGGGCCGGTGAGTTCGGCGGCCGGCGCCGGATACGCCTACTTCTCGGTGCTCACCGAGGGCGAGGAAGTGGGGGAGGAGGCCCAGGACCTGGTGGGCCTGGTGCGGGCGGTCGAAGCACCCTTCGACACCGCCGTGACCGGACAGGCCGCGGTGCTCGTCGACGCCCGTGACGCCATAGCCGGGAAACTGCCCCTGGCCCTGGCCGTCGTGGTGCTGGCCACGCTGCTCCTGGTCTTCCTGCTCACCGGGAGCCTGCTGATACCCGTCCAGGCCGTCCTGCTCAACGCACTGAGTCTGACGGCGATGTTCGGGGCGGTGGTGTGGGTGTTCCAGGAAGGCCACCTTTCCGGACTGCTCTCCTTCACCTCCACCGGAGACATCGAGACCACCCTGCCGGTGCTGATGTTCTGCATCGCCTTCGGACTCTCCATGGACTACGGGGTGTTCCTCATATCCCGGATCAAGGAGGAGTACGACCGGACCGGGGACCACGAGGGCGCGGTGCGCGCCGGGCTGACCCGCACGGGCGGACTGATCACCGCCGCGGCCGTGATCCTGGCGGTGGTGATGGTCGCCATCGGCAGCTCGCGGGTGACCAACACCAAGATGCTGGGCCTGGGGATCGCCCTGGCCGTGCTCATGGACGCGATGGTCGTGCGGAGCCTGCTGGTGCCGGCGGTGATGAAGCTGACCGGGAAGGCCACCTGGTGGGCGCCGGCGCCGCTGCGCAGACTGCACGAACGGATCGGGCTGAGCGAAGGGGAGCCGTCCCCGGCCCCGGCCTCCGAGCGGCCCGAATCCGAGCCGGTGCCCGCCGGGAGCCGCTAG
- a CDS encoding TetR/AcrR family transcriptional regulator — protein sequence MRETSRATDAEKAGESAVEAAPTPATEPAAETAPRRRQARGERRIAQLLTAAAGVFCRTGYAAASTNAIAREAGVSPGTLYQFFPNKEAIAVELGGHLLQRAHEAHGRAFLPENLDRPLPELLDAVLDPVIAFNCENPAFLALMHGSGIPGIAQEHDELHVGMLTRVEGVLRACVTPAADGSPATDGTPATDAELTQVATMVLGIVKVSLELILASEGAERAAYVAELKTVLFRYLDPMITTPPPR from the coding sequence ATGCGGGAGACCTCTCGGGCCACAGATGCGGAGAAAGCAGGCGAATCGGCCGTGGAGGCAGCGCCGACACCCGCGACGGAACCGGCGGCCGAAACCGCCCCCCGCCGCCGCCAGGCCCGCGGTGAGCGCCGGATCGCCCAGCTCCTGACAGCCGCCGCCGGGGTGTTCTGCCGTACGGGTTACGCGGCGGCCAGCACCAACGCCATCGCCCGCGAGGCGGGCGTCTCCCCGGGCACGCTCTACCAGTTCTTCCCGAACAAGGAGGCCATCGCCGTGGAGCTGGGCGGGCACCTCCTCCAGCGCGCCCACGAGGCGCACGGCCGGGCCTTCCTCCCCGAGAACCTGGACCGCCCGCTGCCCGAGCTGCTCGACGCCGTCCTGGATCCGGTCATCGCCTTCAACTGCGAGAACCCGGCCTTCCTGGCGCTCATGCACGGCTCCGGCATCCCCGGCATCGCCCAGGAGCACGACGAGCTGCACGTCGGCATGCTGACCCGCGTCGAAGGGGTACTGCGCGCCTGCGTCACCCCGGCCGCCGACGGCTCCCCGGCCACCGACGGCACGCCCGCCACCGACGCCGAGCTCACGCAGGTCGCCACCATGGTGCTCGGCATCGTCAAGGTCTCGCTCGAGCTGATCCTGGCCAGCGAGGGCGCGGAGCGGGCCGCGTACGTCGCGGAGCTGAAGACCGTCCTGTTCCGCTACCTGGACCCGATGATCACCACGCCTCCTCCTCGCTGA
- a CDS encoding heavy metal translocating P-type ATPase — MSSSTVHDGPIAAAGATAPTAEVELAIGGMTCASCAARIEKKLNRMDGVTASVNYATEKAKVSYGEGVAVADLIATVVKTGYTAEEPPPPEPEAVTGPEARAAGAEEARDPELAALRQRLLVSVLLSLPVVVLAMVPALQFDNWQWLSLTLAAPVVVWGALPFHKAAWTNARHGAATMDTLVSVGTGAAFAWSLWALFFGHAGMPGMRHGFDLSASRTDGSSAIYLEVAAGVVSFILLGRYLEARSKRKAGAALKALMRLGAKDVAVLRDGAEVRIPVSALAVGDRFLVRPGEKIATDGTVVEGSSAVDAAMLTGESVPVEVTVGDGVTGATVNTSGRLVVEATRVGSDTQLARMAKLVEDAQNGKAEVQRLADRISGIFVPVVLVLALGTWVTWLLITDNPTAAFTAAVAVLIIACPCALGLATPTALMVGTGRGAQLGILIKGPEVLESTRRVDTVVLDKTGTVTTGRMTLTATHPAEGVDADELLRLAGSLEHASEHPIARAIAAGAAELPGGLSVPEGFENHGGLGVQGVVDGHAVLVGREKLLADWSIALPAALAEVKAAAEAEGSTAVLVAWDGEARGVLTVADAVKETSAEAVSRLRALGLTPVLLTGDNKAVAQTVARAVGIEEVIAEVLPQDKVDVVRRLQAEGRTVAMVGDGVNDAAALAQADLGLAMGTGTDAAIEASDLTLVRGDLRVAADAIRLSRRTLATIKGNLFWAFGYNVAALPLAAAGLLNPMIAGAAMAFSSVFVVTNSLRLRSFR, encoded by the coding sequence ATGAGCAGCAGCACAGTGCACGACGGACCCATAGCGGCAGCCGGCGCCACCGCGCCCACCGCCGAGGTCGAGCTGGCCATCGGCGGGATGACCTGCGCCTCCTGCGCGGCCCGCATCGAGAAGAAGCTCAACCGGATGGACGGGGTCACCGCCTCGGTGAACTACGCCACCGAGAAGGCCAAGGTCTCGTACGGCGAAGGCGTGGCGGTCGCCGACCTCATCGCCACCGTGGTCAAGACCGGCTACACCGCCGAGGAGCCCCCGCCGCCGGAGCCCGAGGCCGTGACCGGTCCCGAGGCGCGGGCCGCCGGGGCCGAGGAAGCCCGCGACCCCGAGCTGGCCGCCCTGCGCCAGCGCCTCCTGGTCTCCGTGCTCCTCTCGCTGCCCGTCGTCGTGCTCGCGATGGTCCCGGCGCTCCAGTTCGACAACTGGCAGTGGCTCTCGCTGACCCTCGCCGCCCCCGTCGTCGTCTGGGGCGCCCTCCCCTTCCACAAGGCCGCCTGGACCAACGCCCGGCACGGCGCCGCCACCATGGACACCCTGGTCTCGGTGGGCACCGGAGCCGCCTTCGCCTGGTCGCTGTGGGCCCTGTTCTTCGGCCACGCCGGAATGCCCGGCATGCGCCACGGCTTCGACCTCTCCGCCTCCCGCACCGACGGCTCCTCGGCGATCTACCTGGAGGTGGCGGCCGGAGTCGTCAGCTTCATCCTGCTCGGCCGCTACCTGGAGGCCCGCTCGAAGCGGAAGGCCGGCGCGGCCCTCAAGGCCCTCATGCGGCTCGGCGCCAAGGACGTGGCGGTGCTGCGCGACGGCGCCGAGGTGCGCATCCCCGTGAGCGCGCTCGCGGTGGGCGACCGGTTCCTCGTCCGGCCCGGCGAGAAGATCGCCACCGACGGCACGGTCGTCGAGGGCAGCTCCGCCGTGGACGCCGCCATGCTCACCGGTGAATCGGTCCCGGTCGAGGTCACCGTGGGCGACGGGGTCACCGGAGCCACCGTCAACACCTCCGGCCGCCTCGTCGTCGAGGCCACCCGCGTCGGCTCGGACACCCAGCTCGCCCGGATGGCCAAGCTGGTCGAGGACGCGCAGAACGGCAAGGCGGAGGTGCAGCGCCTCGCCGACCGGATCTCCGGGATCTTCGTTCCCGTAGTGCTCGTCCTGGCCCTGGGCACCTGGGTCACCTGGCTGCTGATCACCGACAACCCGACGGCCGCCTTCACCGCCGCCGTGGCCGTCCTGATCATCGCCTGCCCGTGCGCCCTGGGCCTGGCCACCCCGACCGCGCTGATGGTCGGCACCGGCCGGGGCGCGCAGCTCGGCATCCTGATCAAGGGTCCCGAGGTGCTGGAGTCCACCCGCCGCGTGGACACCGTCGTCCTGGACAAGACCGGCACCGTCACCACCGGCCGGATGACCCTGACCGCCACCCACCCCGCCGAGGGCGTGGACGCGGACGAACTGCTGCGCCTGGCCGGGTCGCTGGAGCACGCCTCCGAGCACCCGATCGCCCGGGCCATCGCGGCGGGCGCCGCGGAGCTCCCCGGCGGTCTGTCGGTCCCCGAGGGCTTCGAGAACCACGGCGGGCTCGGCGTCCAGGGCGTGGTCGACGGACACGCCGTCCTGGTGGGCCGCGAGAAGCTGCTCGCCGACTGGTCGATCGCGCTGCCCGCCGCCCTCGCCGAGGTCAAGGCCGCCGCCGAGGCCGAGGGTTCCACCGCCGTCCTGGTCGCCTGGGACGGGGAGGCCCGCGGGGTGCTGACCGTGGCCGACGCGGTCAAGGAGACCAGCGCCGAGGCCGTTTCCCGGCTGCGGGCCCTGGGTCTGACGCCGGTTCTGCTGACCGGCGACAACAAGGCCGTGGCGCAGACGGTGGCCCGCGCGGTGGGCATCGAGGAGGTCATCGCCGAGGTCCTCCCGCAGGACAAGGTGGACGTCGTACGCCGGCTGCAGGCCGAGGGCCGTACGGTCGCCATGGTCGGCGACGGGGTCAACGACGCGGCCGCGCTGGCCCAGGCCGACCTGGGCCTGGCCATGGGCACCGGCACCGACGCGGCCATCGAGGCGAGCGATCTGACCCTCGTGCGGGGCGACTTGCGGGTGGCGGCGGACGCGATCCGGCTCTCGCGCCGGACCCTGGCCACCATCAAGGGCAACCTCTTCTGGGCCTTCGGCTACAACGTGGCGGCGCTCCCGCTGGCCGCGGCCGGACTGCTCAACCCGATGATCGCGGGGGCCGCGATGGCCTTCTCCTCGGTCTTCGTGGTCACCAACAGCCTGCGGCTGCGCTCCTTCCGCTAG
- a CDS encoding helix-turn-helix transcriptional regulator, giving the protein MSDRQLWSYKEIAAHIRVQPDTVRSYRKHGLLPAPDHVEGGKPYWYADTIRAWVARRPGNRGRRED; this is encoded by the coding sequence ATGAGCGACCGACAGCTGTGGTCGTACAAGGAGATCGCCGCTCACATCCGGGTCCAGCCGGACACGGTGCGCTCCTATCGCAAGCACGGGCTGCTGCCCGCACCCGACCACGTGGAGGGCGGCAAGCCCTACTGGTACGCCGACACCATCCGCGCCTGGGTGGCACGCCGGCCCGGCAACCGCGGACGCCGCGAGGACTGA
- the iolC gene encoding 5-dehydro-2-deoxygluconokinase, with amino-acid sequence MAADPLAFDLITMGRIGVDLYPLKTGVPLGEADTFGKFLGGSPTNVAVAAARLGRRTAVITRTGADPFGAYLRAELRGFGVDERWAGEVAAYPTPVTFCEIFPPDDFPLYFYRYPKAPDLEIAADELDLDAVRAARMFWMTGTGLSAEPSRTATLAALEARGRSPFTVFDLDWRPMLWPSGEGESAGPEPGEWYRRALSLATVAVGNAEECAIATGESEPYAAARALLAAGVELAVVKRGPAGVLAVHRDGTAVEAAPVPVTVVNGLGAGDAFGGALCHGLLAGWELERVIRYANAAGAIVASRLACSTAMPFAGEVEEVLGRAGGV; translated from the coding sequence ATGGCTGCGGATCCGTTGGCGTTCGACCTGATCACGATGGGGCGGATCGGGGTGGATCTCTACCCCCTGAAGACGGGCGTACCGCTCGGCGAGGCGGACACCTTCGGGAAGTTCCTGGGCGGTTCCCCGACCAACGTCGCCGTCGCGGCGGCCCGGCTGGGCCGGCGGACGGCGGTGATCACCCGGACCGGCGCGGACCCCTTCGGCGCGTATCTCCGGGCGGAGCTGCGCGGGTTCGGGGTGGACGAGCGGTGGGCCGGGGAGGTGGCGGCCTATCCGACGCCGGTGACCTTCTGCGAGATCTTCCCGCCGGACGATTTCCCGCTGTACTTCTACCGGTACCCGAAGGCGCCGGACCTGGAGATCGCCGCGGACGAGCTCGACCTCGACGCGGTGCGGGCGGCGCGGATGTTCTGGATGACCGGTACGGGGCTCAGCGCGGAGCCGAGCCGGACGGCGACCCTGGCCGCGCTGGAGGCGCGCGGCAGAAGCCCGTTCACGGTCTTCGACCTGGACTGGCGGCCCATGCTGTGGCCCTCCGGGGAGGGGGAGAGCGCGGGGCCCGAGCCCGGGGAGTGGTACCGCCGGGCCCTGTCCCTCGCCACCGTGGCCGTGGGCAACGCCGAGGAGTGCGCGATCGCCACCGGCGAGAGCGAACCGTACGCGGCCGCGCGGGCGCTGCTCGCGGCCGGGGTGGAGCTCGCGGTCGTGAAGCGCGGCCCGGCCGGAGTGCTGGCCGTCCACCGGGACGGGACCGCGGTGGAGGCCGCGCCGGTGCCGGTGACCGTCGTCAACGGGCTGGGCGCGGGCGACGCCTTCGGCGGGGCCCTGTGTCACGGGCTGCTCGCGGGATGGGAGTTGGAGCGGGTGATCCGCTACGCGAACGCGGCCGGGGCGATCGTGGCCTCGCGGCTGGCGTGCTCGACGGCGATGCCGTTCGCCGGAGAGGTGGAGGAGGTGCTCGGCCGTGCCGGTGGTGTCTGA
- a CDS encoding Gfo/Idh/MocA family protein, giving the protein MTSTLGIAVIGTGKMGSDHVRRFGRTVGGARVVAVADPDGDRVKEVAAGLDGAVAHTDPAAAIAAPGVDAVLIASPGPAHEEAILHALERRLPVLCEKPLTPDPAGALRIMEAEARLGRRLVQVGFMRRYDAEYARLKELLDAGGIGRPLFLHCRHRNASSPSFFTSEMLISDSVVHEVDAARWLLGQEITAVTVLSPTPTSAAREGLRDPRLVLMETSGGAVVDVEIFVNCGFGYQVQCEAVGESGSARIGDGHAMVVQSAGRWGGEIDQDFTVRFADAYDRQLRRWVAAAALGRVDGPDAWDGYAASAVSEAGIAAARTGARTPVELTERPPLYR; this is encoded by the coding sequence ATGACCAGCACGCTCGGCATCGCCGTCATCGGTACCGGGAAGATGGGCTCCGACCACGTCCGCCGCTTCGGCCGGACGGTCGGCGGGGCCCGGGTGGTGGCCGTGGCCGACCCGGACGGGGACCGGGTCAAGGAGGTCGCGGCCGGTCTGGACGGGGCGGTCGCGCACACCGATCCGGCGGCCGCGATAGCGGCGCCCGGGGTGGACGCCGTACTGATCGCCTCGCCCGGGCCCGCCCATGAGGAAGCGATCCTGCACGCGTTGGAGCGGCGGCTGCCGGTGCTCTGCGAGAAGCCGCTGACCCCCGATCCGGCGGGCGCCCTGCGGATCATGGAGGCGGAAGCGCGGCTGGGCCGCCGGCTCGTCCAGGTCGGCTTCATGCGGCGCTACGACGCCGAGTACGCGCGGCTCAAGGAGCTGCTCGACGCGGGTGGCATCGGGCGGCCGCTGTTCCTGCACTGCCGGCACCGCAACGCCTCCTCGCCGTCCTTCTTCACCAGCGAGATGCTGATCAGCGATTCGGTGGTGCACGAGGTGGACGCGGCCCGCTGGCTGCTGGGCCAGGAGATCACCGCGGTGACCGTGCTGTCGCCGACGCCCACTTCGGCCGCCCGCGAGGGGCTGCGCGATCCCCGGCTGGTCCTCATGGAGACCTCGGGCGGAGCCGTGGTGGATGTGGAGATCTTCGTCAACTGCGGCTTCGGCTACCAGGTGCAGTGCGAGGCGGTCGGCGAGTCCGGCAGCGCCCGGATCGGCGACGGCCACGCGATGGTCGTCCAGTCGGCGGGCCGGTGGGGCGGGGAGATCGACCAGGACTTCACCGTCCGCTTCGCCGACGCCTACGACCGCCAGCTCCGCCGCTGGGTCGCGGCGGCCGCGCTGGGCCGGGTGGACGGCCCCGACGCGTGGGACGGCTACGCGGCGTCCGCCGTCTCCGAGGCGGGCATCGCCGCGGCCCGCACCGGCGCACGCACCCCGGTGGAACTGACCGAACGCCCGCCCCTGTACCGCTGA
- a CDS encoding heavy-metal-associated domain-containing protein, which translates to MSADTDTQTTTVYRVTGMTCGHCEGAVTAELSELAGVSSVKAVAATGEVTVVSAAPLDEAAVRAAVDEAGYEFAGQA; encoded by the coding sequence ATGAGCGCCGACACGGACACCCAGACCACCACCGTCTACCGGGTGACCGGCATGACCTGTGGGCACTGCGAGGGTGCGGTGACCGCCGAGCTCTCCGAACTGGCGGGCGTCAGCTCGGTCAAGGCCGTCGCCGCGACGGGCGAGGTCACCGTGGTCTCGGCCGCCCCGCTCGACGAGGCAGCCGTGCGCGCCGCCGTCGACGAGGCCGGCTACGAGTTCGCCGGCCAGGCCTGA
- a CDS encoding cation:proton antiporter, producing the protein MAHSGTTLILIMSIAVLAPLLAYGVSRWLPVPLVIFEIVLGVLVGPDVLGWAHSTDVIDVLSELGLAMLIFLAGYEIQFAQVRGDTLKRSVWAWVAALALGLGLGLLLSGGGFEKGVYIGTALTSTALGTILPVLRDSGDLQSRFGSVMMAMGAVGEFGPIIAMALLLSGRAPAQSAALLIGFAVLTAAAVFWAMRPKPPWFARVIAKTLHSSGQFAVRLVVLILVAFLALSEVLGLDVLLGAFAAGLITRLVLHGAAPESSEAVLSKVEAFGFGFLVPLFFVVTGIEFDLTALLGGGRALLLLPVFLLLFLVVRGLPMWLLAPRDLGRKDRSALVLFGSTALPLVVAITTLGVQAGKLESGEAAALVGAGMVSVLVFPLVGLRLRAGSAAGAGPGGPGGVGEMVSEEEAW; encoded by the coding sequence ATGGCGCACTCGGGGACCACTCTCATCCTGATCATGTCGATCGCCGTGCTCGCGCCCCTGCTCGCGTACGGGGTCTCGCGCTGGCTCCCCGTCCCGCTGGTGATCTTCGAGATCGTCCTGGGCGTCCTCGTCGGACCCGACGTCCTCGGCTGGGCCCACTCCACCGACGTCATCGACGTGCTCAGCGAGCTCGGCCTGGCGATGCTGATCTTCCTGGCCGGCTACGAGATCCAGTTCGCCCAGGTCAGGGGCGACACCCTGAAGCGGTCGGTGTGGGCCTGGGTGGCCGCCCTCGCACTGGGGCTCGGGCTCGGACTGCTGCTGTCGGGCGGCGGGTTCGAGAAGGGGGTCTACATCGGCACCGCGCTCACCAGTACCGCGCTGGGCACGATCCTGCCGGTCCTGCGGGACTCGGGGGACCTGCAGAGCCGGTTCGGCTCGGTGATGATGGCGATGGGCGCGGTCGGCGAGTTCGGGCCGATCATCGCGATGGCCCTGCTGCTCAGCGGACGGGCGCCTGCTCAGTCGGCGGCGCTGCTGATCGGCTTCGCGGTGCTCACGGCCGCCGCGGTGTTCTGGGCGATGCGGCCCAAGCCGCCCTGGTTCGCCCGGGTCATCGCCAAGACCCTGCACAGCAGCGGTCAGTTCGCGGTGCGCCTGGTGGTGCTGATCCTCGTGGCCTTCCTGGCGCTGTCCGAGGTACTCGGCCTCGACGTCCTGCTCGGCGCCTTCGCCGCGGGTCTGATCACCCGGCTCGTGCTGCACGGGGCCGCGCCGGAGAGCAGCGAGGCCGTGCTGTCGAAGGTGGAGGCCTTCGGTTTCGGCTTCCTGGTGCCGCTGTTCTTCGTGGTCACCGGGATCGAGTTCGACCTGACCGCGCTGCTCGGGGGCGGGCGGGCGCTCCTGCTGCTGCCGGTGTTCCTGCTCCTCTTCCTCGTGGTGCGCGGGCTTCCGATGTGGCTGCTGGCGCCCCGGGACCTCGGGCGCAAGGACCGCTCCGCGCTGGTGCTGTTCGGCTCCACGGCGCTCCCGCTGGTGGTGGCGATCACCACCCTGGGCGTGCAGGCCGGGAAGCTGGAGTCGGGGGAGGCGGCGGCGCTGGTCGGGGCCGGGATGGTGTCCGTACTGGTCTTCCCGCTGGTGGGGCTGCGGTTGCGGGCCGGGTCCGCCGCCGGTGCCGGACCCGGCGGCCCCGGGGGTGTCGGGGAGATGGTCAGCGAGGAGGAGGCGTGGTGA
- a CDS encoding sugar phosphate isomerase/epimerase family protein: MTSSPPALTRIRVGSAPDSWGVWFPDDPRQTPWERFLDEVAEAGYEWIELGPYGYLPTDPVRLAAEVAARGLRVSAGTVFTGLHHGPAVWEETWEHVSRIAELTRAMGAAHLVVIPSFWRDDKTGEVLEDRTLTPDAWRELATQTERLGKRVQDEYGLRIVVHPHADTHIDTPENVACFLDATDPALVSLCLDTGHYAYCGGDSVRAIETFGERIGYLHLKQVDPRILAEIVRDQVPFGPAVARGVMCEPPAGVPALQPVLAAAERLGVDLFAIVEQDMYPCPPDRPLPIARRTRAHLRSCGAR; encoded by the coding sequence ATGACGTCCTCACCGCCCGCGTTGACCCGTATCCGCGTCGGTTCGGCTCCGGACTCCTGGGGGGTCTGGTTCCCCGACGATCCGCGGCAGACCCCGTGGGAGCGGTTCCTGGACGAGGTCGCCGAAGCCGGGTACGAGTGGATCGAGCTCGGCCCCTACGGCTATCTCCCCACCGATCCCGTCCGGCTCGCCGCCGAGGTCGCGGCGCGCGGCCTGCGGGTCTCCGCGGGAACCGTCTTCACCGGACTCCATCACGGGCCCGCCGTGTGGGAGGAGACCTGGGAGCACGTGTCGCGGATCGCGGAGCTCACCCGGGCCATGGGCGCGGCGCACCTCGTCGTGATCCCGTCGTTCTGGCGGGACGACAAGACCGGCGAGGTCCTGGAGGACCGCACCCTCACGCCGGATGCGTGGCGCGAACTGGCCACGCAGACCGAGCGGCTGGGGAAGCGGGTCCAGGACGAGTACGGGCTGCGGATCGTCGTCCACCCGCACGCGGACACGCACATCGACACCCCCGAGAACGTGGCGTGCTTCCTCGACGCCACCGATCCCGCGCTGGTCTCCCTCTGCCTGGACACCGGGCACTACGCGTACTGCGGGGGCGACAGCGTCCGGGCCATCGAGACCTTCGGCGAGCGGATCGGCTACCTCCACCTCAAGCAGGTCGACCCGCGGATCCTCGCCGAAATCGTCCGGGACCAGGTCCCCTTCGGGCCGGCCGTGGCCCGCGGGGTGATGTGCGAGCCGCCGGCGGGGGTACCCGCGCTGCAACCGGTGCTGGCGGCGGCCGAGCGGCTCGGCGTGGACCTGTTCGCCATCGTGGAGCAGGACATGTACCCGTGCCCGCCCGACCGGCCGCTGCCGATCGCCCGCCGCACCCGCGCCCACCTGCGCTCCTGCGGCGCCCGCTGA